A region of the Falco peregrinus isolate bFalPer1 chromosome 19, bFalPer1.pri, whole genome shotgun sequence genome:
TAATGGCTCCGAGCAGCTTCCAGAACCCATTTGGAAGCAGCCAGTCGCTTTTCCTCATTACGAGCGATGTGCCGGAGCGGAATGGCTAACGAAGCCGCTCGTTAGCCGGCCCCAGGTCCGGACCAggggtccccagggaggtgcGACGCTCGATGCTCCCGTGGCGGCTGAGGTGGGATGCAGGGGCAACGATGGGGAGCAAAAAACCAaattggagatatttttttggCTTAGGAAAAGCACCTCGGCGGAGAAAAGCAGGATAACTCCTCGCTTAACGAAGCGGCCAGGCTGGCAAAGTTGATACCCAGCCCCTCAGACCCGCATTAAGGtctctttattattattatatttatttttttttaaaaagcaattacGAGGAAGCCTCTTTGCCTGACTTTGTACATTCCTGCCGGTGTGACCTCTATTCCGCCATAATTAACTAACTGCCTTCCAaggggggctgtggtgggcgcTGCtcacccagctcctgcctgctccgATTCCCTGAGGAAAGGCAGCTTCCCTCGCCTCTCTggcctccttcccctcctgcaaTAACTGCTCAACTCCTTGGCCGATTTCGAAAAAATTGCACAAGTGGGTCAAAGTCACAGGGATAAAGGAGATTGGGATGATGAGAGGGGGGTGGGAACAGCGCTGGGTGAGCTCAGCCCTATATTAGACATCAGAGCATCCCCACCAGGCACTGCAGGAGGGCACCCAACCCTCCACAATTTGCTGATGccgtttttttctttaattcttttatttttcagatgaatCCCAGGAAGAGGTGATGGAGGTGGGACTCCAGCCCGggagcagctcccaggggaCCATACGCTCTGGCTTCCCCAGCCGGTGTcggggtgggtgctgggtgccagccgggtgctgggtgccagctCGCAGCTGGTCCTCACGGAGGCATTTGCTCAACGGACACCAAACAGATGGGGACGTGCCGGAGAGCCCCCGCGGGGCTGCTGTGCCGTGGCTCCATCGCTGCCTCGATTGCTGCCGAGCCACAGCGGgggcagccgggcaggggggcagTGGGTGatggtgccccagccctggcccggCCACTGGGACCCCATCCCCAGCATCCCAAActgctcagccagcacccccCCCCCATGCCGACAGCGCCTGGGACTAATCCTGCTCGGGGGGAAAATCCgctctccttccccccagccccagacGGCGGCTGAGGACTGAGCCTGTTTTGCCGGCACTAATCCTGTCCCCGTAACCCGCTGCCcatgctgcctgcactgcctgtcCTTCTCCCGCTGCTCCCCATCACTGCCATGGGGGTTTCCCCCATGAAGGGCGCCTTGAGATGTGTCTCCCCTGGGTGCCGCGGTCAGGGTCCCTTTGCCCCTTGGTGCATCAGTTTCCCCATCTCCCAaaccctgcagctccctggcgTCAGGCTGAGGCGAAGACACCAGATTTGGGTGCCACGGGGCAAAAAGGGGACACAACCTCGAGCAGATCTGGTGGTCCTCCTCAACCCAGGGCCAGCCAGGTGCCGTCTCGCCAGGGATTTAACCCAAACGCTGCTTCCACCATCACCCCAGGGCTGGTCCAGCCCCAGCTCCGAGCATCACCTCCACCACAGAGCGCTGGTGCGAACCAGGGGCGGGGGGCACCACCTTTTAAtatttattccccccccccgccccccactaATTTCTGGCGTGTGCTTACATCTTCTAACGAGGGTTTTATTTGTCGTGTGTGTTTGTTTGCCTGCCGGGCTCGGCTTTCGGACAGAGGTGCTAATAAAGCAGACATCTGTCACTGGGGATTAGATTGTGTTCTTGTTAACACGctgtttcctttaaataaataattgtccCCCAAACCGGCATTTAATTATTAAAGCAAACACTGGTGCAGGCCTGGCACGTGGGTGATGGGCGAGCGGGCTCCCCAGGGACCCACCAGAGAGGCCGGGGTGGCCTTTGCGCTGAAGCAGATTCAGGAGCATCCCCAGGGGAAGCcgcccccatccccatccccatccccatcccctccgTGGGGGCAAATCCGGGTGTCCCACCCTGGAAAACCATATGGCATCCTGGTCTCCTGTGAAACCCCCGGCTCCCACCAGTGaattttcctctctccttcctcctcctgcccccgaACCCCACCATCCTCCACGACTGATGGAACAGCCTCGGTCGCAGGCTGctcccccatcccagcacccCATGAGGTCGAGCTGCActtaatgtattattttaatcagCTCCACTCCTGGAATAAGAGCAAAGCGCTTCGTTGAAAGCGCCggtggcagggagaggggtGGTGACACCGGTGTCCCCTCGGACTCGGTGTGACCTTGGGATTGCGGCTGTTGTACTCCTGGGGCAACGCTTTAATTATGCCCAGGACCTTGGAAAAATATGGTTCTCCACGTGCTCAAGCAAGGGACCCCCagctgtgggggtggggggctggggcttgTTGGGGGTGATGGAGCCCCCCGCTTGCTGGGCAATGacccagctgggcagcaccGTGTGCCACCGGCCATGGAGCGCAGGGAACGAgcctggggtggctgggggtgtctcagtgctgggggggtgggggtgggtttgggggagcccccccccccgagtcCCCCCTGTGATgggggagaagggcagcagggctgggagtgGGCGCTGCTTCCCCAGGCATCGCTGCGGGAAGCTGCTGGACCCTGGGATTGGGGGGGGTGACGGGACACCCTGGGATCGCTGCTTGATCCTGGGATCACTGTGGGACCCTGGGATTGCTGTGGGACCCTGAGATCACTGTGGGACCCCGGGATCGCTGTGGGACCCTGGAATCACTGTGGGACCCTGGGATTGCTGTGGGACTCTGGGATCATTGCTGGACCCTGGGATTGCTGCTTGGTCCTGGGATCGCTGTGGGACCCTTGCTGCTTGGTCCTGGGGTCACTGTATGGCCCTGGCATTGCTGCTGGATCCTGGGAACACTGTGGGACCCCTGGGAATGCTGCTTGATCCTGGGATTACACTGTGGGACCCTGGGATTGCTGCTGGACCCTGGGATCGCTGCTTGGTCCTGGGATCACTGCCTAACCCCAGGATCACTGTGGGACTCTGGGATCACTGCCTGCCTGGTGCCTgtggcaggaaggaggatgCTCAGCCCCCTGGGGTGCGGACAGTCCCTCTGGGACCAGCACTTGGGGCAGACCAGCATCCATCCTGCCTGGtacccagcagctgtgggatggGGTGGCACCAGGGATGCTCTTGGGATGAAACGTCACGGCGAAGCGAAGCCCTCGGGTGCCCCGGCAGGGCTCTCCTTCCTAATCGTCCTTATTTGCCCAGGCCTAATTCATAAATCAGCAGGCGCGAGTGATTTCCCCAGGAGAGCATTTAGACGGGAGATTGAATGAGTAATTTACTGGGAACATTAAGACAGCACCAGATAACTTATTTATGAGAACTTTTTGACAGATCTGCCACTCAATAATTTATGCCGCGAAGCATTTAGTCAGGGTCACCAGTAAATAATTCACTTATTATAAACTATAGAAGGTTTTATGAGACGCTGAATTATTATCTCGCACCAGATTCGGGGCTGTAAATATGGAACCGATGATGTCCCGGTAATGGAGGTGTCCCCACCTCAGGTGCGCTGAGACCCGATGCTGCGGCACACTCGATGCAGCGGCTGCACCGGGGTGTGTTTGGGTCCTACCAGGTACCGGGGGGGCTGCCACCCCCCCCGGGCTGCGGTGGCCTCTGGGAGGAAGAGATGTTGATGCATTTTGGGGCAGCTGCTTGTGCAATAGATGAGGGAACTGGGTGTTACGTCACGTCCTTGAGAGATTTTATTAGAACAATCATGGTTTTCCCCatctggggaaactgaggcagggcaGCCACCGCTCCTGGAGCCCAGAGTACGGGCTCATCACTGCCGTGGGAGTGGTCCCCAGAGAATGGTGATGCCGGGGGGCTCAGCCACTCCTGGATCTGCTGAGACCTCACCCCCCAGCTTGGTGGCTGTCCCTGGTCACGATGTGGACAGcggccaccaccagcagcagcagcccaaagATGACGGCCACCAGATAGCCCTTCACCACGCAGTAGCCATTCTGTGCTGGGCACATCCCCGACCTCCCCCCCTTGTCCAGGGGCTGCCCCCCACCTGTGCCCTGTGTCACGGTGTCTCTGCCATGTGGCTTGGTCGCTTCCCAGGGTGCCACAGTGCTCCTGCTGTGTCCTCCTGTGCCACCGGTCCTGGTCACTGTCTCGGATGAGCCATCTGTGAGCACAGGGCATGGCATGAGCCACATGTGGCTGTTTTGGGGACAGGGGACTGGCCCCTGCCTTGAGGGGTCTGGGTGCCACCAGAGCTGGGTGCAGCACCCTGGGCGTCTAGGTGCCACCAGGGCTGGGTGCAACATCTTGGGGGGTCTGGGTGCCACCGGGGCTGGGTGCAGCATCCTGGGGGTCTGGGTGCTACTAGAACTGGGTGCAGCATCCTGGGGGTCTAGGTGCCATCGGGGCTGGGTGCAGCACCCTTGGGGGGTCTGGGTGCCACCGGGGCTGGGTGCAGCCAGTGCAGTGGGTGAGCTCAGACAtcaaaagaggaaagggaatttCTCCACCGCTGACTACCTGCCCATCCTGGGCTCCTCCTGATGGTCAAGGGTGGGGGGTGCCATGGGATGGGTGGACTCGGGGCACGCAGTGGCAGCCCACCCCCATGGGGACATAGCTGTGGTGGACCGAACCCAAGCCTGGTCCCCATGaccctcctccctccatcctCGAACTCACCATGAACCATCAAATAGTAGTAAAAGGTCTTCGGCTTGGTGGGGTCGGACAAAGTGTCCACGGTCACCTCATAATTCCCGGCGtcctccagcctcagcagccTGATCTCCAGTGAGAGGTTGCTGGGGTGGATGAGCAGCCGGCCGTGGAACCTCGGCAGGAGGCTGAAAGTGAACATGCTCTTCGTGGGCTTGGCCTCGGCTATGTGGGTGCCTCCGAACCTCCAGGTGACCCTCACGATGTTCGCAGAGATGGAGCGCAGGGCTGGGAAGCACAGGGACTGTCCCTTCACCCCCTCCAGCCACTTCATGCCgtggcagagctgcagacctGCCAAGGGATGGTTGTGCTGAGGACCACAGGGTGTGGTGAGGTCAGCAGGGTGAGCGAGGGTGGTCTCCATCTCCCCACCTCCCTTCAAAAAAGACCACCCTGAAGCATCCCTAGGGATGGATGCTGGtgcatcccagccctgcctgcagcaaactgcccccccccagccccagcagcatccttACCCCcgggtgctgccagcagtgcccagcaaaGCAGCGTGGCCCTGGCTCCGGCCATGTCCCCTCCttgtgtggggctggctggggggttGAGCGGATGCTGTGACCCCCGACCCGTGGGGCTGAGCCTCACAGGGGCAGGAAACCGCCTGGGGCCGGCGGGAGGATTGCAGGGGGCTCACTGCCAGGAAGGACACTGGGTGCTCGTGGGATGAGGGAAGCGGTGACTCGGCCAGTGGGTCGGGCTTCGCTGAGGAAGCGATGGCAGCTGGTGTGTGCCAGGGCGTGCCAGGGCCTGACCCTGCCCTGGGGGATGGGCAGGAGAGGAAGGGGCAGCTCCCACTTCCCCGGTAACGTGTGGGTGGTGAATAACCGGCGGAGGTGCTGGGACCGGTGGCCGAGGGGATGCAGGGGTTTGGGGTgcatgggcagagctggggtccTGCCCTTGTGCAACCCGGCCCTTTTCCCATTGGAACCAGCTGGGAACAAGGACACAGCTGCAGGCGCTGCCCCCCAGGACAGGTGAATtttggctggggctgggggatgctcaGCCACTCTGCACGATGCTCTCAGTGGAAGCCTGGATGCCACCCCTGCACAGCCTCCGTCCCTGCCCCGCTCACAGGCGAAGGTGCCCACCCGGTTATTGCGTCGCGGAGTGATTTGGGATCAGCACACGGAGCCAGACCTCAGCTCAGGATGGAtgctggtggggggggggggggggggcgtcaGGGACCTCAGCCCAGGGCCAAGCTGAGAGCCCCCAGGGAtgagcccagcctggctgccaccGAGCATGGTCGCATGCTGCCACCTCTCGGGCAGAGCCACGCTCCGGCCTGGGAGAGGATTTTGCTTCAAAAATCCTGTGGCTTTTCCTCCCTTGGTGGTTCAGAAGCAGAGCACAGGCGGGATGCTACGGGGATGGGCTGCAGCCCCATTAAAAcaggaaagcattaaaaaagctGCCGGCGTGAGAagggcaggggggctgtgggggtccCCACGGGGACCCCGACAGTGGCATCCACGCGCAAGCCTCGTGCGGGATGGCCGCCCACATCCcgctcccaccctgcagcaTCACCTGCCCCACGCAGCTGGTTCAGCCGCACCAGCTGCTTTCCCCAACACTGGAGggatgctggagctgggagagcagccCCACGTCCCCACGCCACCGCACggccccaccagcagctctgcccacacccccccccccccccccccagcccttcgCCGCCCCCCTCGCCTGCGCATCTCAGGGGCCAAATTTAGCTGGAAGGGGAGTGAGAAACCGCGGATGATGCGCTGAATAAAAACACCCTCTGCAATGCGGTGCTTCAAGTATGCAgcatcttcccttcctcctcaaCGTGGTCTGTGAAACGTGGTAAATGTTTccctttcattcctctttttttttttttttcttcccttttccccccccctctctTCCGTGGCTTGCGCTCCCTGGGCAAAGCTCTTCCAGCCCAAGGAAGGTCTCCTTGATGTAAATTGTTCCCTACATGTTGAATGGAGCCACAGACAAAAGCTCTAATTAATCGGCTCAGCCCCTTCTCTGGAACGGAGGTTTTCAACCTTGCAAAACgctgcttttccctttgtaGCCTTAATTAGTTTTTTTGCTCCTCTGCCTGcgagggggaggaaggggccGTGGGAGCCGGCGTGGCCCACGTCACCGCCGGGGCACCGTGCAGGGAGGGAAAGCCAGCGGAGCTCCTCCAGCCAGGCTTGTGGGGTCAGGCCGTGCCTCAGTTTTCCCCCTCCCCGGCGGGGTTGAAGCCGTTGCACCCtggttgctgctgggtgatggAGTGGGCACCCATCGGCTTGTGCATCCTTGGGCGTGCGCACCAGCGGCTTTCAGGCTCGCAGGAAACCTGCTCCAGTTGCCGGAGAGGCTGAGCTGATCCTCTGCCCCCCGTGCCGTGACCTTTTTCCAAGATTTTTGCTGGGAATCTGCCCCTTTCCTACACATTTGCCCAGTTCCCAGCAGAACCAGCCCACTGCTAGGGGTGGCGGTTTCACAAGCAGAGACCCCCGGTCCCCAGCTCACCGCATGCATCTCCCAGTTGCCAGCCACAGCTTCCCCGCCAGCATCCAACCCAGCATTGGGACTGGGGAATGGCTCAGGGCTGCGGCGGAGGCAATGAGCTTACCGTAAGGTGATTAGTGGTGGGGATCGGAGGGCAGAAGCAGACGGTGGGGTGATCGGATTAGGGGCCGCCAGCCCTGGTGCCTCTTGCtctcttccagcagctctgcgGCTGTCTGCCATCCACCAGACCCAGGTGATGCCACCGGGCAGGGGACAGCGTGGGTATGGGGGAAGCCTGGCCTCAGCGAGGCTGTGCCGGGCTCGGAAAACCCTGATATCCCAGGAAAAGCCAAGAGTGCTGCTGGATCGTAGTACACCCGCTCT
Encoded here:
- the LOC114010995 gene encoding uncharacterized protein LOC114010995 → MAGARATLLCWALLAAPGGLQLCHGMKWLEGVKGQSLCFPALRSISANIVRVTWRFGGTHIAEAKPTKSMFTFSLLPRFHGRLLIHPSNLSLEIRLLRLEDAGNYEVTVDTLSDPTKPKTFYYYLMVHDGSSETVTRTGGTGGHSRSTVAPWEATKPHGRDTVTQGTGGGQPLDKGGRSGMCPAQNGYCVVKGYLVAVIFGLLLLVVAAVHIVTRDSHQAGG